Proteins from a genomic interval of Bos mutus isolate GX-2022 chromosome 15, NWIPB_WYAK_1.1, whole genome shotgun sequence:
- the MPZL2 gene encoding myelin protein zero-like protein 2, with protein sequence MYGKSPTRAVLFLLGLQLTALWPTAAVEIYTPRVLEAVNGTDVRLKCTFSSFAPVGDALTVTWNFRPRDGGPEQFVFYYHVDPFKPMSGRFKDRVAWDGNPERYDVSILLWKLQFDDNGTYTCQVKNPPDVDGLIGEIQLSVVQTVRFSEIHFLALAIGSACALMVIIVIVVVLFQHFRKKRRAERAHRVVEIKSKEEEKLNQEKKASVSLEYTD encoded by the exons ATGTATGGCAAGAGCCCTACGCGTGCTGTGCTTTTTCTCCTTGGCTTACAGCTCACAG CTCTTTGGCCAACAGCAGCTGTGGAAATTTACACTCCCCGCGTGCTGGAGGCTGTCAATGGGACAGATGTTCGGTTAAAATGCACTTTCTCCAGCTTTGCCCCAGTGGGTGATGCTCTCACGGTGACCTGGAATTTCCGTCCTCGAGATGGGGGCCCTGAGCAGTTT GTTTTCTACTACCATGTGGATCCCTTCAAGCCCATGAGTGGGCGCTTCAAGGACCGAGTGGCCTGGGATGGGAACCCCGAGCGGTATGACGTCTCCATCCTCCTCTGGAAGCTGCAGTTTGATGACAACGGGACATACACCTGTcaggtgaagaacccgcctgacgTTGATGGGCTGATTGGGGAGATCCAGCTCAGCGTCGTGCAGACCG TACGCTTCTCTGAGATCCACTTCCTGGCTCTGGCCATTGGCTCCGCCTGTGCACTGATGGTCATAATAGTAATTGTGGTGGTCCTCTTCCAGCATTTCCGGAAAAAGCGACGGGCTGAAAGAGCGCATAGAGTGGTGGAGATAAAATC